AACATGGGCCCATGTCCTGATCTGCAGGCCCATGGATGCAACAACACTTCCATGAATAATGCCAGTCACAAGCAGTGCAGATTTGACAAGCCGAAAGGGATCATTGCCGTCAAATGGAGTAGCAATTGAGGTTAGGTCTTCAATGTGTATCTCATTTCCAGCATCATCTTTAATAAAGACACCAATTGTTTCTGCCGTCTCTATGATGGCTCCAATGGGAAGAGAACCTTCCAAACTTATTGCCATATTCAGAACAGAACCAGCACGCTCCAAGCTCCATGGAGGCGTATCACTCCAACCCCCAACAAAATCCACACGAACTGGTAATTCAACCTTCACCCTTCTAGGGTGGAAAAAATGATCCGCAGAGCCATCAAAATCATTGTTCTTATAAACTGGAGTAGGGATTTCGCTGGGTGCCTCAAATAGATACTCTACAGACCATGGATTAAAACAAGTGTTTTGTAAATTTCTGGTCTTTTAAGATTAAGGACTATTAGACATCAGACATGAGATGCCAAAAGAATAGTATCTACGTTTAAAAATGAGGAAGAGATTACTTAGAAAGAAAGGATGACAAAAATGAATGAATATTCAAAGTCATTGTTATATGGATGGAGAAAGCTTatcttatcttttcttttttgtcctTTCCCATCGAATTTTATACAATCATGCTATTATTGGGATATGAATAACTGACTCTACCTTTAAAACCATATTTTACAGCTGAAGCAGTTTCATCAGCAACTGCATCCCAAACTTTGTGATCCAACTTACAAGCTGTTGTTTCATTCCTGCATGCTCGAAGAAGATCAACCTGAAGCTGGTAAGCTCGGCTTTTGGGAAGAATCTTAGAATTCTGCTCCAAGAGTCCGGGACAAAGACCTAGAAAGTCCTCACATATTTTGACTCCTAAATCTTCCTTTTGCAGAATTTCTTCACACAATTGATATAAGTTGCAGCCAAGCATCCCATATTTAATGCACGCTTTAGCAATTCCAGCTGCAAGGTCTGCTTGATGATCAATGGAACCTTGACacatttttgaaaaatcaatTGATCTATGCAACTCCTCCAAACTGACACGTGGTGAACTTCTCCACAATGAAAGAAAATGCTTCGAGTTTTGATCACTCAAGCCCATCAACCATGACGCCAAATTTAGCATCTCAAAGTAAGAAAGAATAGGGAAAATTTTTGCATTCCATAAACACTTTTCATGAGTACCAGTTGAGCTCCATAGATCATTTTCTTGAATTCCTAAATCATGCAAGACCTTCCTCCAGGGTTTCCCACAAAAAGTTCCATCCTTAGAGACTGAATTTTTGGGGTTATCATGAAGGCCACAATACACTATGACTCTTCCGGTGCGTCCTACTAGCGGAACCTCCCAAAGACAATGACGATCCGGAAGTATGAACCTAAATGAATTTTCAGCAGCTGTACTGTTCACTGATGGAACATTAATACCAACAACTATGGACAGAGAACCAATTTGTATTCCACTGGAAATGGTTGAATCATATATAAGAGAATCTTCCCCAATGGAGACAGCAGGTGCAATTTTGCTAGAAAGAAGAACAGCAGATGCTGCAATATCAGATAGATTGGTTGCTGGTATAGAACACTGGTGTCTTCGACCGACCAGTACCGAACTAGCTCCACTCAGATGATCCAAAACTTCACTTGAGGTTCCAAAATGTAAGAACGACAAATCATCTGCAGGGAAATCAAGAAGCACAAATGatatagaaaataataaatcagaTAGAAAATAGATGAAAACAATAGGATTTGGATACTGGCATCAAGGATACACATACAAGCACAATAGCTGAACATCTTCTGTTTTCCTAATCTACTCACGAGTTCTTCGCCTGAGGGGCGTAGGCGCAACCAGTCATGTTTTGCAGGTACCCAAGCTGCTGCAAGATCTTCATATAAACTCATCTGCAAAAAATATATGGATACTATTAAAGCTTTAAAAGCTCTCCAAAAATACTAGGAAATCACACACTAAAAGAAATCTATACACATTATATAACTACAAAGCCTACAATAATAGTCCAGTTGACATTATTGTAAACTATACATCAGCAGGACAGCATGAACGGAAAGCTCCTCTAGCAAAAGAAACTTGCCTCTTTTCCGCTCTTTAGAAGTTCTGAAATCATTGGTTGGCAGGAACAAGCAAGTGCAACAAGCTCCTCCCACCCTTTACCTCTAACTGCTACTATTCCAGTGTCAAGAAGTGTTCTACCATCATCAAGAATTGCATTGTTCTTAACAAGTTCCTCTAAGCTAGGTTTCTGTAAGAGATTATCAACTAAGCTGACAGTATAACTTCTTTCTACATTCCTACTCTTAGATGCCACAACAACACCATGATTAGACGCAATATCAAGGGTGATGGGAACAGTGATGATACAGGACGTGTCCTCTGGAAGCACCATGTTAGAGGCATCAAAACATGGAAGTACATCTCCAGTCATAGTAAATATTCCACCTGAGAAGATAGAAACATCATTAGCGCAAAGATATATGATGCTGTGAGAGATGACTCAGTAACATTACCAAAAGCCACAATGTGAGTGTCATTGATATATCTAAAGCCACAATGTGAGTGTCATTGATATATCTAACTCATGTTCAATTTCACTTAAAATGCAGTAGACGAAACAACTAACCTTCATTTTTAAAAGCTTGTCTTGCACAAGAAGCAATTGCAAGTATATGATCAAAAAGCAGCGGGACTGGCCCATCAGGGTCATCAGCTGCTAGATACGGAAGTGGCAGGAAAACTTTCCCCATGGGGTTTGCCCAGGGGACCCTTTTAGAATCACCTCCAGCATGTAGCAATAATATATGCCTTTTGGCAATGAAGCTAACCATTTGCGAgagatcatcatcatccactTCATCCTCTGGATTTTTATGAGACTCAGAGAACCCAGAACTACCATTGCTTGTAGTTATCACCTGTTAGTGTTTGAAATGAAACAGATTACCACACAGAAactattataaaataaaaaataataataaaaaacatggGCAGCACTCAAAGTTCCTACTTGCTAATGACATTATAATAAAGTCGGCAACTTTATTCTTCAAGTTATTGTAAAATTGATAGATTTAAGCACCCTTTTAGCTGTTGTTTGAAAACTAACAATCCACATTAAAAATTGCAACTTGCAACTACTCTTTGGTCTGTAGAGTCAGAATTTTGCTACCCACGTCACAATTTTACAAAGTTCATAAATTTGATCACATACATCACTAATGCAGCCAATGCCAAGCTCAGAACAATGCTTACCTCGGAGTGTGGGCCTACTGTACGGTAATGCTTGGCGAGGGCGTGAATGGCGTGGAGGGTGGCGGCGCCGGAGCCGATGCGCTGGCCGTCGGGGTCGGGCACGGCCAGAGTGATTGTGGAGGCGGCTATGCGGCCCACCCGCTTGGCTCGCGTGAGCTGCCACTCGTAGAGCTGGGCTTGCTCGGGACTGGCCGCCGTCAAGACGATGGCGTCCCACGTGGGAACTCTGGTCGGGTGCCTCACCGACAGCCGTAGATGGTACCATGATTTCCGGAGCACGCCTGCCACGTCAGCCTTCTGTCGGGATCGAGAGACTCTACTGGTTTCCATTTTCTGCGAGTGTgctgagaaaaaaaaaacaaaaacaaacaaacaaaaggtGAGACTTTCAGAAGATGGAGAAATTAGTACCAGTGCTGTCACTGCACTCTTCGCAGATGGACCGACCAATGATTTAACATAAAATGGTACACGTGGGGTAATATTATTGGGCTGTGATAATTAAATTGTCGTTGTCTAATAATTGAAAGCATACGACTCGTCGTATAACTCAAGTCTAAAAGGAATAAAATGAGGTGGGATTCAAAATATGGCGATGGCTTCGCCCGGGTTCGAACCGGAGACCTTCAGTGTGTTAGACTGACGTGATAACCAACTACACCACGAAACCTTTGTTCTTTCTTTACTCTCTTGCTTCTATTTATAACATATTAGTCTCTGGTTCATGTGTTGCAACTTGCATGTATCTAAATACCTTGCGATGAAAgaattcatataaaatttatgacatgaaaaatataattcaaagttattgattgatattttttttttttttaacaaacgATATCTAAATTAATCTTGAATGAGGGGAACTCACACTTGAGTATAAGGTGTTAGACTCATTATTCTGATTAACTGGCTTAACTCATATCTACAATTTAAGTTactgattttgatttgaaagtgACGTGAAAATAACAGTCTTGATCTCTTAGACTACAGAGGTCCAAGAAATTTGTAGTCACTCACtgttagatgtaaattcaacgatTTACTAACTCTTGCACTTCTTTTAAGAAGCTTTTTTGAactattggattaatatccaatgATAGGTGAGCACAATCTCTTAGATTTCTATGGTTCAAGAGATCGAAATGGGTGAAAATAAATAGTGAAAAATGCAAAACCATTATGCTTCCTTTGAGGGGGttaaaattttcttccttAATATCATCACCGGTTGTTTAGAATTAGTGATGGAAAGAATTACTTGCACTTGGACCCCACAAAATACAATtaaccaatttttttgttccttgaaaaaaacaataataataataaaagacaAACCACCACACAAATGTCTGTTGTGACCTTCATTTTCGCACGTCTCCGAAATCAAAATCCAGCATACCCgctctctcctcctctccactctctctaaaattccaaaacccatttttgttcactctttctcttgctttttttcttggttCAGATTTTTGGTCCTTTCTCAATCTCAAACGGTCGAATTGCAcaccccttctctctctctctctctctctctctctctctctctctctcatctggGTCATCCCAATGTTCAACTTCCAGCACTTTTGAGAGCCTTTTCTGCGACTTGGGTTTGCTTAAGAGATGGATTTCCTCAAGTGGGTTGTGATGGGCTTGGTGTAAAGAATGAGAAAATCGATTTGTATGGAACTTGGGTTCTTGAACTCTCTCGGCTCATTGCCTCACTCCATTGACATCGAATGCCGATTTCGCTTCCAATCGGCATTCGATCCCTTCTGCATTGCCTCCGAAGCCTTCTATGAGCGTCGTCGGTTGTTGAACCGATCAACCGCGATTGCTCCCATTAGCTGAATGAGAGAAcacactttttaaaaaataaaatttgaccCACAAAACTATTTaataaagcaaaaacaaattatataaaaagtCCTTGTCTTTCTGGTAGCTGTTTGGTTCTTCACAGGAAATGGATACAGGGGTTGGTTTGGTTCCACCATCAAGTAATGGAATGCTTTCGAAGGTGAAGCCTCCCAATGAAGAGGCCGATTATGTAGAGAGAGACCCGAGCAATCGATATGTTCGGGTATTTGTCACAACTTGAATTGCATTTTGGATTGGAAATGTTAAATGGAATTTGATATCTTATTGAAATTTAGATTGTGCTTATTGGTGAATGCTGGTTTTCAATCTGCAATCTTGTTTTGTTCCTTGTCGATATGTTTGTATGGTTTTGTTGTATTGACATTCATGTTGTAATTGGTCACATTTGATGCAATTATATCGGCTCAAGCCAACGATTTAATCTAAGTTAGTATTGATTGTTCATTGTTGACTTATTTACTCCATAATCAATATCTTCTTCTGCTTCATATAATTTCTTGACATGAATTGTTATCTGTCATTCCCTGAAtctggtttttgttttcaattttgcatGTCCTTTGTATTATTTATTATCAGATTGCGCTAACTTTCAAGCCAATTTGGCTGACTATATAGATAATTTATTGCTTCTAGCTTGCCCATGTTATTGCTTGTTAGAAATGAGAAAAttgtttttgtgttctcaTTTAGTCattatttcttctttgattcatttattctctttttcttggtAACAGTACAATGAAATCTTGGGCAAGGGTGCCTTCAAGACTGTGTATGGTTCTGAgacctttttctctttaatgtttttttctttcttcctcagGTTtattgtgctgctatttctttCGGAAAGTCATtgcccttcttttctttctttggtttgaaagccATTACATTTAGGAAGTTATATTTTGTTAACTTGAGGCAATTTTTATGGCTTTTCGCTTGGATTTGTCATTTATTTCTGCAGCTACAAGGCATTTGATGAAGTTGATGGAATAGAAGTCGCTTGGAACCAAGTGAAGATTGATACTGTCCTGCGATCACCAGAAGATTTGGAAAAATTGTACTCTGAAGTTCATCTGCTGAAATCACTGAGTcatgaaaatattattaagTTTTATAATTCCTGGGTGGATGACCACAAAAATACTATTAACATGATTACTGAGCTCTTCACATCTGGAAGTCTAAGGCAGTATGTTCTATTAATTGTTTCTCATTCTGTCTTTGTATTGCTTGGCTGCACTATATGCCATTAAACTGATGATGAACCTTTTGGATATCAGGTACCGGAAGAAGTATAAAAATGTCGATACAAAGGCCATAAGGAATTGGGCGAGGCAGATTCTCCGAGGTTTAGTCTTTCTCCACAGTCACAACCCGCCTATCATTCATAGAGACTTAAAATGTGACAATATTTTCATCAATGGAAATCATGGAGAAGTTAAAATAGGAGACCTGGGATTGGCAACTGTTATGCAACAACCTACTGCTCGAAGTGTGATTGGTGAGAAATCTATGTCATCAGATGCCATCTCTTAATTTTAACTGACCAAATTAGTACTgaaatttttcctttttctacgCAAGGGACTCCTGAGTTTATGGCTCCAGAGCTCTATGAAGAGGAGTATAACGAACTCGTCGACATATACTCTTTCGGGATGTGCATGTTAGAGATGGTTACTTTTGAGTATCCATATAGTGAATGCAAAAGTCCCGctcaaatatttaaaaaggttACCTCTGTAAGTTGCCGAAAATCATCAGAATTATCCTCATTATTCTTTCTGTTGGCTGTTTGAAGTAGAATCATTAGATAGCCTAGGTATCTAATTTCTGGTATGTTATATTGCAGGGCATTAAACCTGCATCCCTTGGTAAGGTGAATGACCTCCAAATTAAAGAGTTCATTGAGAAATGTCTGGTTCAAGCATCCGAGAGGCTTTCTGCAAAAGAGCTGCTCAAAGACCCATTCCTTCAAGTTGACAACCCGATGGAACCAATCCGTGATCCCTTACAGTTACCTAACCAAAGTCTGAAAGTAATAAATTTACCCAAGTCGGGGCCTCTTTCCATGGACATAGATACTGATTATAAGCAGCTATCTATAAGCACATGTGCAGGAAGCAACAATGGAAGTCCACAGGTTCTGGAATTTCAAAggacaaataaaaacaaccaaTTCAGGTTAAGTGGGATGAAAAATGACGATGATTCAGTCTCATTGACCTTGCGTATTGCTTATGCATGTGGTGAGTATGGAAACTGAGAGAGAGTGGATATCCAAATTTTTGTAGTGTGGTTCCAGTGCAGGAATTTAATAACATGACTCTTTTTGTACCTTATAGGTAAGGTGAGGAACatacattttttcttttaccttGCTACTGATACCGCGGTGTCTGTGACGAGTGAGATGGTTGAACAACTGAAGTTAACAGATCATGATGTAGCCTTCATTGCTGAGTTTATTGATTACTTGATAATGAAACTTCTACCCGGTTGGAAGCCTTCACCTGATTATTCCTCAAGCGGACCAGTAAGTCCTTATGGGGGCCAACCCTCAATGTCCAGCCTGTGGGGTTCAGCGCTATCTGGTGTTCCTGCTAGTTCCGGGGTTGAGCAAGATGATAGTTGCTGTGATAACCCTGAAACAGTTAATTGTAATGGTGGCATTACCTCTTATCCAAGCTTTGCTGATTTTGCTGATGAACATTCGAAAGTATCAGTTGAGTCTGCTGTACTGGTTGATGATGCTTCCACCAAAAACGACAAAGCAGCTGAATCTGTTGATTGCAGCAATACTGATGGAAGCTGCATGTGCTCATTTTTTTATGACatcaaatttcaaagcaaCTATGCTAGTAATGCAGAGGAATGCTCTCTGGTGAACGGGATCACAGATAAGTTGGTGTTTCCGTTGCTTGAAATCGAAGCACCAAAGGTTACGAGCTTGACAAGCAGCTGTTCTTCACTGTCTTTGGCAGATAATGATCTGGATGCTGAGTTGAAGTCGGAACTTGATACCATTGAATCACAGTACCAGCGCTGGTTCCAAGAACTCTCTAGGATGAGGGAGAAAGCATTGGAAGTGACTAGAAAGAGATGgatagaaaagaagaaaatgcatGTTCACTAATTTAGATCATACTGAACccattttttctcaaaaaatttTCCCCTCTGTTTGACCATTTTTATCTGCGTTTATAATGTTCACTGGTATTTCTATTTAACGGTCGACAAGTGTTTAACCTTTGTATTGGATGCGGCTCACTTTTTTCAGAAGTCGTGATCCTTCTCTGGATTAAATTTTGTGCTGATTTCctgtttgcttttgtttgaggAGTATAAATAGTTTACCGGATTTGTTGATAAACGCTCAGCCGCCTTTTTTATTGCAGATTTGATTATAACTTTGATAAAATCATGAAGCGATGATGAAAGAATGGTCATTGCAGCAAAAGATAAAACAACACAATGTATGAATAATTAAGTATTATTTCCCTTTGTTGAGGCAGTCCACAATGTCACCTCACAGTTCTgccaaaactcaaaactggCGCAAGAAAAACGGATCACAACTCTAAGAACACAAAGATCTCCTTCTAAGAGTAATCAACCCACGTGTGTCCACAGTTGTTGTTCATACACCTGAAAAATCTTGTTTCTGCTTCATCAGCAGATCGCGTTTGCTGTGTCCTGTAAGCTGCCTCCGGAAATCCACATCTTGGGCATGGTTCTGCcagagaagagaagaacaagaaagcaCAGAAACAAGAAGTCAGACCTCATCTCTTAAAAAATTCGCAATTGTACAACAAAATTTTACAGGGCATTAGCATCAACAGGAGAACAACAAAATGAATTCAAGAATAAGACAGTGTCCTATGCTTCGACATTCATATTCAAGCACCAAATTCTTGGCGGTATGTAATTTAAAGTTGCACATTCATCAAGTTTTATGATTCAGCTGAGATTGATACATTACAGACAACTACTGCAGATGTGTAAGAGTAGAACCAAGAGCAATATCTCATACCAATTAGAGAAAAGAGGTTTAGCTATACCATGCAAAGCTCAAGATAACCTAAACCTCagtaaaccaatttcagaaaCATTTTCACAGCATCAATTCCACACAAGTCATCTATCAATATATTGTAAATTCCATAACACCGGATATTCCTCCACATCTGTGTGTGACATGTTTTCTAACCATATTCTGGTCCATTGGAATGATTGATTTTGCACCCTGACCACAACATGCTAACTAACTCTCATCTATCGTATCCTCAACCAAGGGTTTTTCCCTTCTGTAGAAGCATTTATTTAggatttctctcttttcttgcCATTTAAATGGAGTCCAAATCTTCAAGAATTGGGCCCATCACCAATCAGATTAAAgttgaattttcatttaatttgaCGATGAAACAAGTGGAGAATTCTAAAAACTTTCTTTAATCTCAAGGCATGAAAGCTACTTCCCTTTAGTTCCCAAACTGGATAACATTTTGTAAGGATTCTTATAGTCATCAATGCTTATCACCTGCCATCTTCACCATAAACTAGTAACTTTGTTAAGAACAGATCAAGGGGAACTCAAGATGTGGAAAAAGTCTGCTTGTGTGTAATAAGATACCTAACCCTTTTACGAGACAAGAACAACCCTCACAGATAACCTCTAAAGAGCCTGAATTCCCTCAGATGATGAACCTTGTCCAACCAAAAGCTAACATATTACTCTAACAACCCAACTCAGAACTTAAAATTTAcataattttctttacttCAGCAACCACATCAAAAGTACTGAACTGCTTATCAAGAAATAAGCTCAAAATAGCATGTTTCCGACCAGTTTTAACAAATATTCCTACTCTGATGAAGAAATTATGACTTgaaccaaaagaaagagaaaaacaagaaacctcTGGGCaggaaaaatgaaacaaacctTCAATTTTGGGCGCATTCTTATAGTCATCCAGGGTAAAGATGGGTTGGATCTCTTTTTTAACTAGATGTTGCCTTCTCTTGATCTTAACCTGCAAGTGCAAAAAGTAAACCAGCAATCACATTTTGTACACCCTTAAAAAGCCATAACAAGAGAACTTTGAATATGAATCGTTAGCTACACCTTCCTATCGACGTATGCCACATAAGGACAAGTTGGACAGAAGAATCTTGCATCATGCATGTTCGGCAGCTCATACTGCAGCATATTTGCACAACTCGGGCAGAATTCCATGTCCTAAAGCTTCAAACAAGAAGTCACTCTTTGCAATTCTTTTGGATTTCGAGATGTCATTATATTGTATTTACTTATACAACTAAACCACATACAggaaactaaaaataaaaaatcccattacACAATTTGACTtaagaacaagaaaataaagtaaaattgCAAAAGAGTTGAGTTAACTCCTAACTATGAGTGTTCAGGTACCCGTTTGACAAGAACCAATAACAATCAATAGCCTACtgagaaaatttcaattactAACCAAACGTGAACATTatcaagaaaatgaaaaacccaTACAAGAGGCAGAGAtagtatatttatttattctcaGCAAAAGATTAAATCTTTATACACCATAGACACTAAAAACtcatcaaaataacaaaagtcCGCAAAAACATGTATAAAATGAATTCTGCAGCACTAAATTACATACCTTTCCACGGATTCAGAGGAAATCGGTTCGACCCAGTGAACTTGGCAGGGCTTTGCGTGAAACCCTAATCAGAGTCTCAGTCGGTGAAGTGAGGGTCGTCTTTTAATTTGATGAAGAGACGGTGCCTTGAGGTTTAATTTTAGTAAATTTTgtgatgaaaaagaaagtcgatagttttcttaataatttgtaaaaatttgtgtggtaattttgttttccacaggaaaaaaaacagtttgtatggtaaattaattttaaaaattttatcatattaatattaattgaTGGAGCTTTTTAGAGAATTTCTATCTTTTTTGCCATTTTTTTGTCTTCGTttgttatttataaatttctttcttgtttttgtcacattttttattatagattTTTTAGTTACCTTGTGTAGGCATATTTTAACTCTCTTTACTCTCTTCATAATCGATTACTCAGAAagtcaaaaacccaaaaccctcaAAAACCCTCAAAAACCCTCAGCTTTGAAGAAAGGTACAGtaaaacctctctctctctctctctctctctctctctctctctcagtcttCCTGATGGGTAGGTAGGTATTGAAAAGAAGGACAGTCTCCAAGTAAGAAACAACAATGCTATAggtttttcatttaattaaggATCAATTGTGACACAACACCttcaacatatattaaatgctattaaattatttttgtcttCCAAACTTTGGAAAGATTAGAGTACTAATCAACAATCCTGTCTTTATCAACCCCATTTCTTTATCCAACATATATTGTTTGGATTCTCTCATCAATCatctttgttaattttatCCTTTTTTAGACTCTTATCTCAATAATTGATCCCCAAAATGGTGCTCTTCAATTGGGTGATTGCTATTCAGTTTTaaggagaagaagactttGGCTTGATGGCTAACATCAAGCTTTGcaattaatttgtatt
The Prunus dulcis chromosome 2, ALMONDv2, whole genome shotgun sequence DNA segment above includes these coding regions:
- the LOC117617124 gene encoding bifunctional fucokinase/fucose pyrophosphorylase isoform X2; the encoded protein is METSRVSRSRQKADVAGVLRKSWYHLRLSVRHPTRVPTWDAIVLTAASPEQAQLYEWQLTRAKRVGRIAASTITLAVPDPDGQRIGSGAATLHAIHALAKHYRTVGPHSEVITTSNGSSGFSESHKNPEDEVDDDDLSQMVSFIAKRHILLLHAGGDSKRVPWANPMGKVFLPLPYLAADDPDGPVPLLFDHILAIASCARQAFKNEGGIFTMTGDVLPCFDASNMVLPEDTSCIITVPITLDIASNHGVVVASKSRNVERSYTVSLVDNLLQKPSLEELVKNNAILDDGRTLLDTGIVAVRGKGWEELVALACSCQPMISELLKSGKEMSLYEDLAAAWVPAKHDWLRLRPSGEELVSRLGKQKMFSYCACMYDLSFLHFGTSSEVLDHLSGASSVLVGRRHQCSIPATNLSDIAASAVLLSSKIAPAVSIGEDSLIYDSTISSGIQIGSLSIVVGINVPSVNSTAAENSFRFILPDRHCLWEVPLVGRTGRVIVYCGLHDNPKNSVSKDGTFCGKPWRKVLHDLGIQENDLWSSTGTHEKCLWNAKIFPILSYFEMLNLASWLMGLSDQNSKHFLSLWRSSPRVSLEELHRSIDFSKMCQGSIDHQADLAAGIAKACIKYGMLGCNLYQLCEEILQKEDLGVKICEDFLGLCPGLLEQNSKILPKSRAYQLQVDLLRACRNETTACKLDHKVWDAVADETASAVKYGFKEYLFEAPSEIPTPVYKNNDFDGSADHFFHPRRVKVELPVRVDFVGGWSDTPPWSLERAGSVLNMAISLEGSLPIGAIIETAETIGVFIKDDAGNEIHIEDLTSIATPFDGNDPFRLVKSALLVTGIIHGSVVASMGLQIRTWAHVPRGSGLGTSSILAAAVVKGLLQITDGDESNENVARLVLVLEQLMGTGGGWQDQIGGLYPGIKFTASFPGIPLRLQVVPLLASPELISELQQRLLVVFTGQVRLAHRVLQKVVIRYLRRDNLLVSSIKRLAELAKIGREALMNCDIDDLGEIMLEAWRLHQELDPYCSNEFVDRLFGFAHPYCCGYKLVGAGGGGFSLLLAKDARHAKELRHLLEEDSSFDVKIYNWNIFIDN
- the LOC117617124 gene encoding bifunctional fucokinase/fucose pyrophosphorylase isoform X3, producing METSRVSRSRQKADVAGVLRKSWYHLRLSVRHPTRVPTWDAIVLTAASPEQAQLYEWQLTRAKRVGRIAASTITLAVPDPDGQRIGSGAATLHAIHALAKHYRTVGPHSEVITTSNGSSGFSESHKNPEDEVDDDDLSQMVSFIAKRHILLLHAGGDSKRVPWANPMGKVFLPLPYLAADDPDGPVPLLFDHILAIASCARQAFKNEGGIFTMTGDVLPCFDASNMVLPEDTSCIITVPITLDIASNHGVVVASKSRNVERSYTVSLVDNLLQKPSLEELVKNNAILDDGRTLLDTGIVAVRGKGWEELVALACSCQPMISELLKSGKEMSLYEDLAAAWVPAKHDWLRLRPSGEELVSRLGKQKMFSYCAYDLSFLHFGTSSEVLDHLSGASSVLVGRRHQCSIPATNLSDIAASAVLLSSKIAPAVSIGEDSLIYDSTISSGIQIGSLSIVVGINVPSVNSTAAENSFRFILPDRHCLWEVPLVGRTGRVIVYCGLHDNPKNSVSKDGTFCGKPWRKVLHDLGIQENDLWSSTGTHEKCLWNAKIFPILSYFEMLNLASWLMGLSDQNSKHFLSLWRSSPRVSLEELHRSIDFSKMCQGSIDHQADLAAGIAKACIKYGMLGCNLYQLCEEILQKEDLGVKICEDFLGLCPGLLEQNSKILPKSRAYQLQVDLLRACRNETTACKLDHKVWDAVADETASAVKYGFKEYLFEAPSEIPTPVYKNNDFDGSADHFFHPRRVKVELPVRVDFVGGWSDTPPWSLERAGSVLNMAISLEGSLPIGAIIETAETIGVFIKDDAGNEIHIEDLTSIATPFDGNDPFRLVKSALLVTGIIHGSVVASMGLQIRTWAHVPRGSGLGTSSILAAAVVKGLLQITDGDESNENVARLVLVLEQLMGTGGGWQDQIGGLYPGIKFTASFPGIPLRLQVVPLLASPELISELQQRLLVVFTGQVRLAHRVLQKVVIRYLRRDNLLVSSIKRLAELAKIGREALMNCDIDDLGEIMLEAWRLHQELDPYCSNEFVDRLFGFAHPYCCGYKLVGAGGGGFSLLLAKDARHAKELRHLLEEDSSFDVKIYNWNIFIDN
- the LOC117617124 gene encoding bifunctional fucokinase/fucose pyrophosphorylase isoform X1 — protein: METSRVSRSRQKADVAGVLRKSWYHLRLSVRHPTRVPTWDAIVLTAASPEQAQLYEWQLTRAKRVGRIAASTITLAVPDPDGQRIGSGAATLHAIHALAKHYRTVGPHSEVITTSNGSSGFSESHKNPEDEVDDDDLSQMVSFIAKRHILLLHAGGDSKRVPWANPMGKVFLPLPYLAADDPDGPVPLLFDHILAIASCARQAFKNEGGIFTMTGDVLPCFDASNMVLPEDTSCIITVPITLDIASNHGVVVASKSRNVERSYTVSLVDNLLQKPSLEELVKNNAILDDGRTLLDTGIVAVRGKGWEELVALACSCQPMISELLKSGKEMSLYEDLAAAWVPAKHDWLRLRPSGEELVSRLGKQKMFSYCACMCILDANDLSFLHFGTSSEVLDHLSGASSVLVGRRHQCSIPATNLSDIAASAVLLSSKIAPAVSIGEDSLIYDSTISSGIQIGSLSIVVGINVPSVNSTAAENSFRFILPDRHCLWEVPLVGRTGRVIVYCGLHDNPKNSVSKDGTFCGKPWRKVLHDLGIQENDLWSSTGTHEKCLWNAKIFPILSYFEMLNLASWLMGLSDQNSKHFLSLWRSSPRVSLEELHRSIDFSKMCQGSIDHQADLAAGIAKACIKYGMLGCNLYQLCEEILQKEDLGVKICEDFLGLCPGLLEQNSKILPKSRAYQLQVDLLRACRNETTACKLDHKVWDAVADETASAVKYGFKEYLFEAPSEIPTPVYKNNDFDGSADHFFHPRRVKVELPVRVDFVGGWSDTPPWSLERAGSVLNMAISLEGSLPIGAIIETAETIGVFIKDDAGNEIHIEDLTSIATPFDGNDPFRLVKSALLVTGIIHGSVVASMGLQIRTWAHVPRGSGLGTSSILAAAVVKGLLQITDGDESNENVARLVLVLEQLMGTGGGWQDQIGGLYPGIKFTASFPGIPLRLQVVPLLASPELISELQQRLLVVFTGQVRLAHRVLQKVVIRYLRRDNLLVSSIKRLAELAKIGREALMNCDIDDLGEIMLEAWRLHQELDPYCSNEFVDRLFGFAHPYCCGYKLVGAGGGGFSLLLAKDARHAKELRHLLEEDSSFDVKIYNWNIFIDN